A region of Notolabrus celidotus isolate fNotCel1 chromosome 4, fNotCel1.pri, whole genome shotgun sequence DNA encodes the following proteins:
- the LOC117811633 gene encoding uncharacterized protein LOC117811633 produces the protein MATNNFLKSWGYSRNTTESKTIDFFPISRSDFTPEDLLNISSPFGSVMSIQKIVKNGIAWGLVTYSDAVDATMAAMKLIDKKDFVVGLSAPREFSEVSNSISDSLDHEPHFFQQDPLYDNHHNPDRLYPHAYSQYLRIVNLPKNNDQRYQVLGLLPPCSSIVELNNRSALVMFPDSFIAKGTKDFLSGYYIGSRRLYVYFESFRSKPFHPKRTARRNRGQRHHFHY, from the exons ATGGCTACCAACAACTTTTTAAAGTCTTGGGGATATTCCAGAAATACTACTGAATCAAAG ACGATAGatttttttccaatttcacGGTCAGACTTTACTCCTGAGGATCTGCTCAACATTTCCTCCCCTTTTGGAAGTGTCATGAGCATTCAG aaaatagtgaaaaatggAATTGCATGGGGCCTGGTTACTTATTCTGATGCTGTTGATGCTACTATGGCCGCCATGAAACTGATCGACAAAAAAGACTTTGTTGTGGGTCTGTCTGCACCGAGGGAGTTCAGCGAGGTCAGCAACAGTATATCAGACAGCCTCGACCACGAGCCCCACTTTTTCCAACAAGATCCCTTGTATGACAACCATCACAACCCGGACAGATTGTATCCCCACGCTTACAGCCAG TATCTTCGTATTGTCAACCTGCCCAAAAATAATGATCAAAGGTACCAGGTGCTCGGGCTCCTTCCTCCCTGCTCGTCCATTGTAGAG CTGAACAATAGAAGTGCCCTGGTGATGTTTCCAGACTCCTTCATTGCCAAGGGGACAAAGGATTTCTTAAGTGGTTACTACATTGGATCAAGACGCCTCTATGTTTACTTTGAAAGTTTTCGGAGCAAGCCATTCCATCCAAAAAGGACAGCACGCAGGAATAGAGGACAGAGGCATCACTTTCATTACTAA